One Terriglobales bacterium genomic window, TGATCACGCACGGGCACATCGACCACATCGGCGGCGCGATGAAGCTGAAGGCCGCGACCGGCGCGCCGATCCTGATGAACGAGGGCGACCTCGAGCAGATCCCGATGCTGGAGATCCAGGCAGCTTGGATCGGAGTGGCGCCGCCACCGGCAACGAG contains:
- a CDS encoding MBL fold metallo-hydrolase gives rise to the protein MIHEVFPVGPLQCNCSVIGDETTREAMVVDPGDDIERVLAIVQRHGLSVKQIVITHGHIDHIGGAMKLKAATGAPILMNEGDLEQIPMLEIQAAWIGVAPPPAT